In Anser cygnoides isolate HZ-2024a breed goose chromosome 23, Taihu_goose_T2T_genome, whole genome shotgun sequence, the following are encoded in one genomic region:
- the PIK3CD gene encoding phosphatidylinositol 4,5-bisphosphate 3-kinase catalytic subunit delta isoform isoform X1: MPPGIYCPMEFWSKGENQNIQVDFLLPTGIYLNLSVSCNASLGTIKQVVWKHAQYEPLYHMLSDPEAYVFTCINQTAEQQELEDEQRRLCDIQPFLPVLRLVAREGDRVKKVINSQISLLIGKGLHEFDSMQDPEVNDFRTKMCQFCEERAAKRQQLSWAAWMEYNFPLQLEPMAKGFGTGLLHTPTKNIFVNVKFQSGGESFTFQIAPDEFPITLMSYAIKKQATVFRHETMESPEDYTLQVNGKYEYLYGNYPLYQFQYIRSCLHRGLTPHLTMVHSSTIIAMRDEQINCIANTPKMSPKPPPLPKKKPNYSSLWSLEQPFYIELVQGSKVNADERMKLVVQAGLFHGNEMLCKMVSSSEVNVCSEPVWKQRLDFDINICDLPRMARLCFALYAVIEKAKKARSTKKKSKKADCPIAWVNVMLFDYKDQLKTGECCLHMWSSFPDEKGELLNPMGTVQCNPNTESAASLVICFPNVASHPVYYPSFEQLLELGRNGEPPRAAPEDPEEKLQLKEILERRSHTELYEHEKDLVWKMRYDIRDQYPQALAKLLIITKWNKHEDVAQMISLLQTWPELPVLNALELLDFSFPDRYVGSFAINSLKKLTDHELFQYLLQLVQVLKYESYLDCELTKFLLDRALSNRKIGHFLFWHLRSEMHVPAVALRFGLILEAYCRGSTHHIKVLMKQGEALNKMKALNDFVKVSSQKATKPQTKEMMHVCMKQETYLEALSHLQSPLNPSIILAEVCVDQCTFMDSKMKPLWIVFNNEETGGGGVGIIFKNGDDLRQDMLTLQMIQLMDVLWKQEGLDLRMTPYGCLSTGDKTGLIEVVMHSDTIANIQLNKSNMVATAAFNKDALLNWLKSKNPGDALEQAIEEFTLSCAGYCVATYVLGIGDRHSDNIMIRETGQLFHIDFGHFLGNFKTKFGINRERVPFILTYDFVHVIQQGKTNNNEKFERFRGYCEKAYMILRRHGLLFLHLFALMKAAGLPELSCSKDIQYLKDSLALGKTDEEALKHFRLKFNEALRESWKTKVNWLAHNVSKDNRQ; this comes from the exons ATGCCCCCGGGCATTTACTGCCCTATGGAATTCTGGTCCAAGGGGGAAAACCAGAACATCCAGGTGGACTTTCTGCTGCCCACAGGCATATACTTGAACCTCTCTGTGTCCTGCAATGCCAGCTTGGGCACCATCAAGCAG GTGGTGTGGAAGCATGCTCAGTATGAGCCGCTTTATCACATGCTCAGTGACCCCGAGGCCTACGTCTTCACGTGCATCAACCAGACAGCcgagcagcaagagctggagGATGAGCAGCGGCGGCTTTGTGACATCCAGCCCTTCCTACCGGTACTGCGGCTTGTGGCTCGAGAAGGCGACAGAGTCAAGAAGGTTATTAACTCCCAAATCAGCCTGCTCATTGGGAAAG GTTTGCATGAGTTTGATTCCATGCAGGATCCAGAGGTGAATGATTTCCGCACCAAAATGTGCCAGTTCTGCGAGGAGAGAGCAGCAAAGcggcagcagctcagctgggcagctTGGATGGAGTACAACTTTCCCTTGCAGCTGGAGCCCATGGCCAAAGGCTTTGGGACTGGACTCCTGCACACCCCCACCAAGAACATTTTTGTCAACGTCAAGTTTCAGTCTGGTGGG GAGAGCTTCACTTTCCAGATCGCCCCAGATGAGTTCCCCATCACGTTAATGAGCTACGCTATCAAGAAGCAGGCTACCGTCTTCCGCCATGAGACAATGGAAAGCCCGGAGGACTATACCCTGCAGGTGAATGGGAAGTACGAATATCTGTATGGAAACTACCCCCTGTACCAGTTCCAG TATATTCGCAGCTGCCTGCACCGAGGCCTAACACCCCACCTGACCATGGTGCACTCGTCCACTATCATTGCTATGAGAGATGAGCAGATCAACTGCATTGCCAACACCCCAAAGATGTCTCCGAAGCCTCCCCCACTCCCcaagaaaaag CCAAACTACAGTTCTCTCTGGTCCTTAGAGCAGCCTTTCTACATTGAGCTGGTGCAAGGCAGCAAGGTCAATGCAGATGAGAGAATGAAG CTGGTGGTGCAGGCAGGTCTCTTTCACGGCAATGAGATGCTGTGCAAAATGGTGTCAAGCTCTGAAGTGAACGTGTGCTCGGAGCCGGTGTGGAAGCAAAGGCTGGATTTTGATATCAACATCTGTGATCTTCCCCGCATGGCGCGGCTCTGTTTTGCCCTCTATGCTGTCATCGAGAAGGCAAAGAAGGCACGCTCCACCAAGAAGAAGTCCAAGAAAGCT gaCTGCCCCATCGCCTGGGTGAATGTCATGCTCTTCGACTATAAGGACCAGCTGAAAACGGGGGAATGCTGCTTGCACATGTGGTCCTCCTTTCCAG atgagaAAGGCGAACTTCTGAACCCCATGGGCACAGTACAATGCAACCCCAACACAGAAAGTGCAGCATCCTTGGTCATCTGCTTCCCCAACGTTGCATCGCATCCTGTGTATTACCCATCATTTGAGCAG ctgctggagctggggaggaaTGGAGAACCACCCCGCGCTGCACCAGAAGATCCAGAGGAG AAGCTGCAACTGAAGGAGATACTGGAGCGGAGGAGCCACACTGAGCTCTATGAACATGAGAAAGACCTGGTGTGGAAGATGAGATATGATATCCGTGACCAGTACCCACAAGCTTTGGCAAAGCTCCTTATCATCACCAAATGGAACAAGCATGAAGATGTTGCCCAG ATGATTTCCCTGCTTCAGACCTGGCCAGAGCTGCCTGTCCTGAATGCCTTGGAGCTGCTGGATTTTAGCTTCCCTGACCGTTACGTTGGCTCCTTTGCTATCAACTCATTAAAGAAGCTGAC AGATCACGAATTGTTCCAATACCTGCTGCAGCTTGTCCAGGTGCTCAAGTATGAATCCTACTTAGACTGTGAATTAACCAAGTTCTTGCTGGATAGGGCATTATCCAACCGTAAGATAGGCCACTTCCTGTTCTGGCATCTCAG GTCAGAAATGCATGTCCCTGCAGTTGCCTTGAGGTTTGGCTTGATCCTGGAAGCATATTGCAGAGGCAGCACCCATCATATAAAAGTTTTGATGAAACAG GGAGAAGCACTCAACAAGATGAAAGCTCTGAATGACTTTGTTAAAGTGAGTTCTCAGAAGGCCACCAAGCCTCAAACCAAAGAGATGATGCATGTGTGCATGAAGCAGGAAACTTATCTTGAAGCACTTTCCCACCTCCAGTCTCCCCTGAATCCCAGCATTATCCTCGCTGAAGTTTG TGTGGATCAGTGCACCTTTATGGACTCCAAAATGAAACCTTTATGgattgtttttaataatgaagaGACAGGTGGAGGTGGAGTGggtatcatttttaaaaatggagatG ATCTTCGTCAGGACATGCTGACTCTGCAGATGATCCAGCTGATGGATGTTCTGTGGAAGCAGGAGGGCCTGGACCTGAG GATGACCCCTTATGGCTGCCTCTCCACAGGAGACAAGACTGGGCTGATAGAAGTAGTCATGCATTCAGATACCATTGCTAACATCCAGCTGAACAAGAGCAACATGGTGGCCACTGCAGCTTTCAACAAGGATGCACTGCTCAACTGGCTAAAATCCAAGAACCCAGG TGATGCATTAGAACAAGCTATAGAGGAGTTCACTCTGTCCTGTGCTGGCTACTGCGTGGCAACATACGTGCTGGGGATAGGCGACCGGCACAGCGATAACATCATGATCCGGGAAACTGGCCAG CTGTTCCATATTGATTTTGGTCACTTTTTGGGGAACTTCAAAACCAAATTTGGTATTAATAGAGAACGAGTTCCTTTCATCTTAACCTATGACTTTGTGCATGTCATCCAACAAGGAAAAACTAACAACAATGAGAAGTTTGAAAG ATTCAGAGGTTATTGTGAAAAAGCCTATATGATTCTGAGGCGCCATGGTCTTCTCTTCCTGCACTTGTTTGCACTGATGAAAGCTGCTGGCCTGCCAGAACTCAGCTGCTCTAAAGACATTCAATATCTAAAG GATTCCCTAGCTCTCGGTAAAACGGACGAGGAGGCACTAAAGCACTTCAGACTAAAGTTTAATGAAGCCCTGCGAGAGAGCTGGAAAACCAAAGTGAACTGGCTAGCACACAACGTATCCAAAGATAACAGACAGTAG
- the PIK3CD gene encoding phosphatidylinositol 4,5-bisphosphate 3-kinase catalytic subunit delta isoform isoform X2, whose amino-acid sequence MSYAIKKQATVFRHETMESPEDYTLQVNGKYEYLYGNYPLYQFQYIRSCLHRGLTPHLTMVHSSTIIAMRDEQINCIANTPKMSPKPPPLPKKKPNYSSLWSLEQPFYIELVQGSKVNADERMKLVVQAGLFHGNEMLCKMVSSSEVNVCSEPVWKQRLDFDINICDLPRMARLCFALYAVIEKAKKARSTKKKSKKADCPIAWVNVMLFDYKDQLKTGECCLHMWSSFPDEKGELLNPMGTVQCNPNTESAASLVICFPNVASHPVYYPSFEQLLELGRNGEPPRAAPEDPEEKLQLKEILERRSHTELYEHEKDLVWKMRYDIRDQYPQALAKLLIITKWNKHEDVAQMISLLQTWPELPVLNALELLDFSFPDRYVGSFAINSLKKLTDHELFQYLLQLVQVLKYESYLDCELTKFLLDRALSNRKIGHFLFWHLRSEMHVPAVALRFGLILEAYCRGSTHHIKVLMKQGEALNKMKALNDFVKVSSQKATKPQTKEMMHVCMKQETYLEALSHLQSPLNPSIILAEVCVDQCTFMDSKMKPLWIVFNNEETGGGGVGIIFKNGDDLRQDMLTLQMIQLMDVLWKQEGLDLRMTPYGCLSTGDKTGLIEVVMHSDTIANIQLNKSNMVATAAFNKDALLNWLKSKNPGDALEQAIEEFTLSCAGYCVATYVLGIGDRHSDNIMIRETGQLFHIDFGHFLGNFKTKFGINRERVPFILTYDFVHVIQQGKTNNNEKFERFRGYCEKAYMILRRHGLLFLHLFALMKAAGLPELSCSKDIQYLKDSLALGKTDEEALKHFRLKFNEALRESWKTKVNWLAHNVSKDNRQ is encoded by the exons ATGAGCTACGCTATCAAGAAGCAGGCTACCGTCTTCCGCCATGAGACAATGGAAAGCCCGGAGGACTATACCCTGCAGGTGAATGGGAAGTACGAATATCTGTATGGAAACTACCCCCTGTACCAGTTCCAG TATATTCGCAGCTGCCTGCACCGAGGCCTAACACCCCACCTGACCATGGTGCACTCGTCCACTATCATTGCTATGAGAGATGAGCAGATCAACTGCATTGCCAACACCCCAAAGATGTCTCCGAAGCCTCCCCCACTCCCcaagaaaaag CCAAACTACAGTTCTCTCTGGTCCTTAGAGCAGCCTTTCTACATTGAGCTGGTGCAAGGCAGCAAGGTCAATGCAGATGAGAGAATGAAG CTGGTGGTGCAGGCAGGTCTCTTTCACGGCAATGAGATGCTGTGCAAAATGGTGTCAAGCTCTGAAGTGAACGTGTGCTCGGAGCCGGTGTGGAAGCAAAGGCTGGATTTTGATATCAACATCTGTGATCTTCCCCGCATGGCGCGGCTCTGTTTTGCCCTCTATGCTGTCATCGAGAAGGCAAAGAAGGCACGCTCCACCAAGAAGAAGTCCAAGAAAGCT gaCTGCCCCATCGCCTGGGTGAATGTCATGCTCTTCGACTATAAGGACCAGCTGAAAACGGGGGAATGCTGCTTGCACATGTGGTCCTCCTTTCCAG atgagaAAGGCGAACTTCTGAACCCCATGGGCACAGTACAATGCAACCCCAACACAGAAAGTGCAGCATCCTTGGTCATCTGCTTCCCCAACGTTGCATCGCATCCTGTGTATTACCCATCATTTGAGCAG ctgctggagctggggaggaaTGGAGAACCACCCCGCGCTGCACCAGAAGATCCAGAGGAG AAGCTGCAACTGAAGGAGATACTGGAGCGGAGGAGCCACACTGAGCTCTATGAACATGAGAAAGACCTGGTGTGGAAGATGAGATATGATATCCGTGACCAGTACCCACAAGCTTTGGCAAAGCTCCTTATCATCACCAAATGGAACAAGCATGAAGATGTTGCCCAG ATGATTTCCCTGCTTCAGACCTGGCCAGAGCTGCCTGTCCTGAATGCCTTGGAGCTGCTGGATTTTAGCTTCCCTGACCGTTACGTTGGCTCCTTTGCTATCAACTCATTAAAGAAGCTGAC AGATCACGAATTGTTCCAATACCTGCTGCAGCTTGTCCAGGTGCTCAAGTATGAATCCTACTTAGACTGTGAATTAACCAAGTTCTTGCTGGATAGGGCATTATCCAACCGTAAGATAGGCCACTTCCTGTTCTGGCATCTCAG GTCAGAAATGCATGTCCCTGCAGTTGCCTTGAGGTTTGGCTTGATCCTGGAAGCATATTGCAGAGGCAGCACCCATCATATAAAAGTTTTGATGAAACAG GGAGAAGCACTCAACAAGATGAAAGCTCTGAATGACTTTGTTAAAGTGAGTTCTCAGAAGGCCACCAAGCCTCAAACCAAAGAGATGATGCATGTGTGCATGAAGCAGGAAACTTATCTTGAAGCACTTTCCCACCTCCAGTCTCCCCTGAATCCCAGCATTATCCTCGCTGAAGTTTG TGTGGATCAGTGCACCTTTATGGACTCCAAAATGAAACCTTTATGgattgtttttaataatgaagaGACAGGTGGAGGTGGAGTGggtatcatttttaaaaatggagatG ATCTTCGTCAGGACATGCTGACTCTGCAGATGATCCAGCTGATGGATGTTCTGTGGAAGCAGGAGGGCCTGGACCTGAG GATGACCCCTTATGGCTGCCTCTCCACAGGAGACAAGACTGGGCTGATAGAAGTAGTCATGCATTCAGATACCATTGCTAACATCCAGCTGAACAAGAGCAACATGGTGGCCACTGCAGCTTTCAACAAGGATGCACTGCTCAACTGGCTAAAATCCAAGAACCCAGG TGATGCATTAGAACAAGCTATAGAGGAGTTCACTCTGTCCTGTGCTGGCTACTGCGTGGCAACATACGTGCTGGGGATAGGCGACCGGCACAGCGATAACATCATGATCCGGGAAACTGGCCAG CTGTTCCATATTGATTTTGGTCACTTTTTGGGGAACTTCAAAACCAAATTTGGTATTAATAGAGAACGAGTTCCTTTCATCTTAACCTATGACTTTGTGCATGTCATCCAACAAGGAAAAACTAACAACAATGAGAAGTTTGAAAG ATTCAGAGGTTATTGTGAAAAAGCCTATATGATTCTGAGGCGCCATGGTCTTCTCTTCCTGCACTTGTTTGCACTGATGAAAGCTGCTGGCCTGCCAGAACTCAGCTGCTCTAAAGACATTCAATATCTAAAG GATTCCCTAGCTCTCGGTAAAACGGACGAGGAGGCACTAAAGCACTTCAGACTAAAGTTTAATGAAGCCCTGCGAGAGAGCTGGAAAACCAAAGTGAACTGGCTAGCACACAACGTATCCAAAGATAACAGACAGTAG